The genome window GAAAGATAACGGTGGCAATGTTgctgattaattttttcacgACACGCACTTTTTGCTGATCGTCGAGCACTTCGGCAATAAGAATGCCCTTCAGCTTCTCCTTGATGGTCTCCATGAAGACACAGTTGTCCTCATTCAATAGTAAATCATCGGCTGCATTTGGCTTGATCTTCTCCATGGCAAGTGCTTTGCTCAGCAAATTGAGTACCTTGGGACCCAGACTACCCAAGTGATCCTCCAGAGCGGAGAGCATGCGCAGCACTGTGACCACAGTCAGTGGTCCTTCGGGTTCTTCGGGTGTTTCCTGTTCCTTGCCAGCTGCCGACACAGCTGTGCCTGTTGGAGAATCGCCACGTTGCCCGGGTTGACTGTATTCCGGATAGACACGCGAATCGAGTACACGGAATGTCTCCATGGGCTCATAGGTGCGTGAGGAACGTGTATAGCTTTCGCCACGGTCCCGATCTCGATAGTAATCTCCGCCGCTTCGTTCCCTTCCCCGTTCCcgctctctttccctctccctctcccggTCGCGATCACCGTAATCATCGCGGCTGCGCGAATGATGCGACCTATCGCGATTGCGACTGAAGGGAGAGCGCGATGATCGCCGATGTGGTGACCTGGACCTGGATCGTGATCTGGAACGTGAGCGTCCACGGCGCCGTGATGGCATTGGTGATCGTGTCCGTGAGTGGCGTCCCAGACGCGACGACTGTGACCGGACACGTTTGGGCGACGCGGAGCGTGAAAGGGAGCGACCATAGGGTGGACGGCGGTTTGGTCGATTTGATGATGGTGGAGCTGGTGGCTGTTCATCATCGCTTATATCAATGACAGCATCTCCGAGAGCAGCCGACCCATTATCCGAACGATTATTTGGACCACGATAGTTGGGTTTGCGTCGGGCGGCAGAGGTGCCGCCAACATTTGAATTGGATGCAGCTGCAATCTTTGGACTATGTACACGAATTTTATACCGTTCCATAAGCTCCTTTGTGTTCTCCTCATCGTCGTCGCCGAGCTTGAACTTCTCCTGCAGCTCCTTCTTAATCTTATTGACGGCTATGTTGAAAAGCTCAACGCGTCTGTCCTTCCAATAACTGATCCATTCGGGCTTGTAGTCATAACTATTGGGATCACATTTCTTTTCTTCCTGCAGCTGCTTGTATCGGGTATTCCAGAAAAGTTTCCATTCCTCGGAATAATCGGGATGCTTCTCGGGATTCGATTCATATGTTTCGGTCTCATCACGCAACTGCTTCAGCTGCAGCTCCAACAGACAGCGAAACTTCTCCCATTTGTAGCGCTCCTGGGCAATGTGTGCCGCCTGTATCGATAGCTCCTTGGGTGTGGGCAGTGTTTGTTTTATCCCAACCGGTGTCACTGCTTTCACCACCTTGTCCGTGCTCTGTGGCGGTGAACGATTGACGACGGCACGATATGCCGGCTGTTGTTCCTCCTGCTGCTTCTTGCGCGCCTTCTTTGCCATCGGATGCTGTACCATTGATGGTGTAAAATTGGCATCGTCATCATCACTGGATATGGCATCCAAGGCAATGGCCTGTGACGACTCCATGCTGCGCTCCTTCAAATTGAGTGTCACTTTCAAGCCCACAGCTGCTGGCACCTGATCTACAAAATCAGGACCGGCGCATtcatcaaaatgaaatttatcgCGTACCTGCGAACAGATCTTGGCGCGAAACCGACGAAAATCATCGCCGGCAACAGCCAAAATTTGAAGACTTCGTCCATAATGCTTTTCAATGGCCTGCACCAATTTTGTGGTAGCATTCAATACAACCTCATTGGAGTTGTTCGATGTGCAACGCAGTTTCTTCAGTTGATTGAAGGCCGTCTGGAAATGAGTTTTCAGATAATTGGTGCGATGGTTCACCGATGTCCAGTGTATGAAAATGGAACGACGATCGTTGCAAGTGTTGCACAACACGCAAAAATAATCGGGTCGCACCTGGCCATCCTCATGCAGCTCCACAACGTATTCGGTGCCAATTAATGGGCCACCATTAAAGCTTTCAATTTGCTTTTGAATAATCGCCGTTCGAGACATTTCATCCTCAAAGCCAGGCGGCACTGGCTCGCCCGATAAATAGCTCATATTGGATGAATCTGAAAAAAGTCAGTTAGTTTGGGATTTCCACAAATTATGGGAGTAGAGATGGGCGCGTATCGTATCGTAACACGAACATGACAAGGACACCTGTCCTGGCCTGCGATCAACAACTTATTTCAAATGTCAAACAAGTTatcgaaattgaaataattgataaaattaataactgTTTGTTCACCTTGGTCTGCTCAGCTTTGCATAATTCATTTACACAATAAAAGGGAACACTATCAGCAGACAATTTGTGTACATTTTTTACCTAATATCTTTTTGCTCTGTGTCCATGCGACACGCGTCCATCTCTAATGCAAAACATCATTGTCGCTTTGGTATTCACCTCGGTTTCAATTCGCCAATTTTCGCTCGTTTTTGGATACACTTTCTTGCACTGACACCGTGAAGAAACAGGCAAATACGCAAAAAacgcgcacacacatacacatagaaCCAATTTCACAGAAGCGGcttcaactttattttcgtaattttttttttttgccttcgcCGCAACAGAAAATCGACGTTGACGCGAACAAATGCAGCGATTTGATGTTTATATCTTTTACTTACAGCGCTAATTTATTAAGAAGCTCACTTACAATATGCACAAAGTCAagtcaaatatataattaacacaattattttatgcaCTCTTGCTCTCAAATAATTTTCTTCATGCACAAAAACCAACAGGaacaaaaaatgattatatttgttgtataaAGTGTTGCCAGACCTCGTAACAAATGCCATTTATTACGCAGTGTTGAGTTGGAATTGAAGAAATATCACATGGTTGCAACATCGATAGCTTAATCGATAGTTGGCggtaatttcaattttctataACATGCTAAGCAATATCGATTAATGTAAATTCAAGGTAACCGTCATGACGCCAAacgttgaaatttaaattatttttaaagagctTTTTCAGATATGCGACGTTCTTATCtgcttattgtttttgtttatttatacaatatttgttAGTTTCATTGATAATGAAGTTGCTGCACTTGAGCTGGTAGCTTAACGCACTTTGCCTTTGATAACTAATGCGTTAATGCCTTAGAGAATCAAATATTATGCACATAAAGTGTATATTTTCGCATTCTGCAGTGCCAACCACCAGGGCAGAcaaatggcagctatatagtCGGGTGCACGTCCCAAAGCAATTTCGCACCCACCCCAAAAAAAGATGAAATGAATGAAGATTGGGAAACGTGTGCTGTGATAGATGTAACACGTACATTCATATCTGAAatgagagatagagaggggGATGAATGGAGAGGGGAATTAATCGCaacatgatgatgataatggcAATATAAGCGAGTTCACAATGAGCTGACCATATGCGCACATAGACAATAAAATGTGAAACGGAATCCAtcccaaaacaacaactggtGCAACTGGTGAACTGACAAGGCGAAGCAAGGACCAGACCGGGTGGGCAACGTTCAGTTCACATTTAATGAACACAACGGTGACATGAGTTATGAGACATTTTTTTGACAACGAAAAATTGCGAATCAGCACAGCTGTTGGCTCTGCGGTGAGGCTTGTTCTGGGGGGAGAGTAACGTGTGGTGAGGCGGAAAGTAAGTGGTAAAGGAGTACATCAGGGCGACGGCATCTCGACATCGGCATGAATGCAAATGCTATTTTGCATTAACATTGCGAATGAACAGGCAAGTCCCCCATTCCTCGTTCCACCGACACGTCACGATACAGAAGATGAAGATGGGCGCATTCCGATTACGGGGAACGCAGACATTCGAAGGGAAGCTGGGAAAACAGTGACACCCCTTTACGAGACACATTTGAAATCGGATTCGGCTAAAGATTTCTACGGTATAATGTCTTTTAGACAAAGTGGCAGACACAGACATGTCGAATGCTCCATAACACAACGTCCATCATAACGTTTTCATGTCGTTGAAGCTCCATAAAAAATACTCTAGGAATATGCAATTTGACTAcatttaatacttatttttttatccatTTAAGCAGGGAACGAAATCATTATAAGCCATGTTATAAAcattacataataataattttatttaaagtctgactattatcattaatatatatttgcgcgaaaaaaaatcataatttataattttttatctttaaaatgaaaataatttttttcccaGCAATATTGGATGTCCCTAGAAAAGGAACACAGAGAATTCACCTAAGTAAAAAAATGGATTGACGATAAATCAAGAGAAATAATTCAATGATAAGGTATAATTAATAGAGAATTAAAAGATTTTAGGCCAGCACTTAAAGTGTCTATCATCTTCGGTGTGATGACAATTCAAATAGTTTTTGTTCAAGTTTTTGTAacgctttaaaaaaaatattcttggcAAGTTGTGTGCAATTCATTAAGCGAAATCTGCACGAATGCGAATAATGCAAATTGCTCTATTTCGGGCTGCTACACGAcgacaaatttatttgcggccccatgtggcaagtggcaaagtAAAAAGGCATTCCCTTTCCGATTTCCATTCCCCGCTCACCATTCCGATGCTTAAATGCAAACTCCCatcaatgaaatgaaatgtaatgAATGCCGTGTGTTTTTAGCAGACTTTCGGTATTTGCACCGAAAGTTCAAAAATtccattaattattttgttgagtttttttgttcttcttcttacaTTTGAGATCGTCGgctaatttttaagaattcgAAATCTCTTAATGGATTCTATTTACAGGCCCGACCTGCAACCGTTTTGCCTATTAGCATGGG of Drosophila innubila isolate TH190305 chromosome X, UK_Dinn_1.0, whole genome shotgun sequence contains these proteins:
- the LOC117793395 gene encoding uncharacterized protein CG7065; translation: MSYLSGEPVPPGFEDEMSRTAIIQKQIESFNGGPLIGTEYVVELHEDGQVRPDYFCVLCNTCNDRRSIFIHWTSVNHRTNYLKTHFQTAFNQLKKLRCTSNNSNEVVLNATTKLVQAIEKHYGRSLQILAVAGDDFRRFRAKICSQVRDKFHFDECAGPDFVDQVPAAVGLKVTLNLKERSMESSQAIALDAISSDDDDANFTPSMVQHPMAKKARKKQQEEQQPAYRAVVNRSPPQSTDKVVKAVTPVGIKQTLPTPKELSIQAAHIAQERYKWEKFRCLLELQLKQLRDETETYESNPEKHPDYSEEWKLFWNTRYKQLQEEKKCDPNSYDYKPEWISYWKDRRVELFNIAVNKIKKELQEKFKLGDDDEENTKELMERYKIRVHSPKIAAASNSNVGGTSAARRKPNYRGPNNRSDNGSAALGDAVIDISDDEQPPAPPSSNRPNRRPPYGRSLSRSASPKRVRSQSSRLGRHSRTRSPMPSRRRGRSRSRSRSRSRSPHRRSSRSPFSRNRDRSHHSRSRDDYGDRDRERERERERERGRERSGGDYYRDRDRGESYTRSSRTYEPMETFRVLDSRVYPEYSQPGQRGDSPTGTAVSAAGKEQETPEEPEGPLTVVTVLRMLSALEDHLGSLGPKVLNLLSKALAMEKIKPNAADDLLLNEDNCVFMETIKEKLKGILIAEVLDDQQKVRVVKKLISNIATVIFQVTSKGGKETAQNENGELDKKKEYQLPFDRQLVSSKLASALILNGLDDLSTDDMNRLIHLFTLMVKTNHGRRLSGGLNFAEVPLLLGLNSLSPSPPTTDVDFASGSVAVNDVDIDLRELLKEVEQQLATNASKPSVTDSSSSSTGMESLTDSDLQTLLQNFKFLSNEEQVHLIGHLRKLEKLEPSRVESLRKYVNIVELSSDGVESCSDYLSRILAIGQRGGGASSVGADRPAGGSRGAPATVASVAAGRRKSIEREMTTAAKLQSRSGMMRNSPNFMLDDDDDDDYNFDDLVMKANDSNGKKQSSSTMLLGGKGSLPILPMNSSPNALTFKPAPPKISLKDTENIIANLMGTLTNNSNQQASHAAKSQQQHQQHQQHQQQQQQPMQQMQQRGQQQQQQQPFGSNNAGNEGGRFFNYGGDPSAGHPFQQQQQQQQQPPYNNMGNFNSYGQPMNHGGYGNQINPWANNGPPQNFMHHQQQQQQQQQPPPGHMHEATTAAVGAAAYGAQQQATAPQPQPQHTLPQPTAAAAPPATTAATTATAAATTVGATTAAPPTSDGTAKHESDKHETD